In a genomic window of Ipomoea triloba cultivar NCNSP0323 chromosome 3, ASM357664v1:
- the LOC116013821 gene encoding tetraspanin-2 gives MASSLSNKITAFLNFVAVMCSIPVISAGIWLASNSDNQCVHWLRWPLVFIGVALLLIALAGFAGAYWNKEGLLGVYLVSMAILIVLLLSLLILASVVTRPDGSYAVPGRRYRDYRLPGYSAWLRDHVTGDDYWADIRACLAADHDICPAISNNYFTAELFFAARLSPLQSGCCKPPTICGYQYVSPTMWINPSYPMIDADCSIWNNDPTQLCYNCDSCKAGLLGNLRSEWRKVNVILIVTVVLLISVYFIACSAYKNAQTNKGTAHGRK, from the exons ATGGCGTCGTCGCTCAGCAACAAAATAACAGCTTTCCTAAACTTCGTGGCCGTTATGTGCTCCATCCCCGTCATCTCCGCCGGAATCTGGCTCGCCTCCAACTCCGACAACCAGTGCGTCCACTGGCTCCGCTGGCCGCTCGTCTTCATCGGCGTCGCTCTCCTCCTCATCGCCCTCGCCGGCTTCGCCGGCGCCTACTGGAACAAAGAGGGTCTCCTCGGCGTCTACCTCGTTTCCATGGCCATCCTCATCGTCCTCCTCCTCTCCCTCCTCATCCTCGCCTCCGTCGTCACGCGCCCCGACGGCTCCTACGCCGTCCCCGGCCGCCGCTACCGCGATTACCGCCTCCCTGGCTACTCGGCTTGGCTCAGGGATCATGTCACCGGGGACGATTATTGGGCAGATATTAGGGCGTGTTTGGCTGCGGATCATGATATCTGTCCCGCCATCAGTAATAACTACTTCACTGCTGAGCTATTCTTCGCCGCACGTCTTTCTCCTCTCCAG TCAGGATGTTGCAAGCCCCCAACAATATGTGGTTATCAATACGTGAGCCCGACAATGTGGATCAATCCAAGTTATCCGATGATAGACGCCGATTGCTCCATCTGGAACAATGACCCAACCCAATTGTGTTACAATTGCGATTCTTGCAAAGCTGGGTTACTGGGAAACCTTAGAAGTGAATGGAGGAAGGTGAATGTGATATTGATTGTCACTGTAGTCCTCCTCATTTCGGTTTATTTCATTGCTTGTAGTGCATACAAGAACGCACAAACTAATAAGGGTACTGCGCATGGGCGCAAGTAG
- the LOC116012419 gene encoding uncharacterized protein At4g29660-like, whose protein sequence is MVSYAFRKYSEYLYTKWERTILWDMVEPYRRPRSFTPLVTIYICAFYTGVVGAAITEQLYKEKYWEDHPGEMVPFMKPMFYGGPWRVMRGDVPPTGKFEL, encoded by the exons ATGGTATCCTATGCGTTTAGAAAATATTCAGAGTATCTGTACACGAAATGGGAAAGGACGATTCTTTGGGACATGGTTGAGCCATACAGGAGACCAAGATCGTTTACTCCGCTTGTCACGATCTACATCTGTGCATTTTATACCGGGGTCGTTGGTGCAGCCATCACTGAGCAACTCTATAAG GAGAAGTATTGGGAGGATCATCCTGGTGAAATGGTACCCTTTATGAAACCGATGTTTTATGGCGGCCCTTGGAGAGTAATGAGAGGTGATGTTCCTCCAACTGGAAAATTTGAGCTCTGA
- the LOC116012418 gene encoding PRA1 family protein F1-like produces MTTTYGTIPTSDNGLEARLGFLAMRRPWKEMVISFSTPGTLAMALSRLKGNVAYFYTNYAILVLVVVFLSLLWRPASLIVFIIMMAAWLYLYFLRDVPLVIKGYAVDERVVLVVLSIFTTLLLLTTAAANMMTALAVGTAAVAAHGVFSGADNSAPIDQEDGRGKVNLLETASSGFSSG; encoded by the coding sequence ATGACGACAACCTACGGCACAATCCCGACATCAGACAATGGACTGGAAGCAAGATTAGGCTTCCTCGCCATGCGGCGGCCATGGAAGGAGATGGTAATCTCCTTCTCCACCCCGGGCACCCTCGCCATGGCGCTCTCGCGGCTCAAAGGAAACGTCGCCTATTTCTACACCAACTACGCCATCCTCGTCCTCGTGGTGGTCTTCCTCAGCCTGCTATGGCGCCCGGCGTCTCTCATCGTCTTCATCATCATGATGGCCGCGTGGCTCTACCTCTACTTCCTGCGCGACGTGCCGCTGGTGATCAAGGGCTACGCCGTGGACGAGCGCGTCGTCCTCGTCGTGCTATCCATCTTCACGACGCTCTTGCTGCTCACCACAGCCGCCGCGAATATGATGACGGCCCTGGCGGTCGGGACCGCAGCCGTGGCGGCGCACGGGGTGTTTAGTGGTGCTGATAATTCTGCGCCAATAGACCAGGAGGATGGCAGGGGCAAGGTGAATTTGTTAGAGACTGCTTCTTCTGGCTTTTCTTCTGGTTGA
- the LOC116011723 gene encoding thioredoxin-like 2, chloroplastic, whose amino-acid sequence MAGTLGFSLSVASFCSSVNTGQASVPLAAPNQRSQRRVGSVSDCASTSGEFLPGFASTPPKRFPLFEVHATLAQAQAPKWWERNAGPNMIDIHSTQEFLDALSQAGDRLVIVEFYATWCASCKALFPKLCRTAQERREILFLKVNFDENKPMCKNLNVKVLPYFHFYRGSDGQLESFTCSLAKFQKVKDAIELHNTARCSIGPPLLTAAHLKLEPLLVGKDLPAASSSSSL is encoded by the exons ATGGCTGGGACGCTTGGGTTTTCTTTGAGTGTGGCCTCTTTTTGTTCTTCTGTGAATACTGGGCAGGCGAGTGTTCCTCTTGCTGCACCTAATCAGAGATCGCAGAGAAGGGTTGGTTCTGTTTCGGATTGTGCTTCCACTTCTGGTGAATTTCTTCCAGGATTTGCCTCCACACCCCCAAAGAGATTCCCTCTTTTTGAG GTACATGCGACTCTTGCTCAAGCCCAGGCTCCTAAATGGTGGGAGAGAAACGCAGGGCCAAACATGATTGACATTCATTCTACACAAGAATTCTTGGATGCTTTAAGTCAGGCTGGAGATAGACTAGTAATCGTGGAATTCTACGCCACCTGGTGTGCATCTTGCAAAGCACTGTTTCCCAAG CTTTGTAGAACAGCACAAGAGCGCCGCGAAATTTTGTTCCTAAAAGTAAATTTCGATGAAAACAAACCTATGTGCAAGAATTTGAACGTAAAGGTCCTTCCATATTTCCACTTCTATCGCGGGAGCGATGGACAATTGGAGTCCTTCACTTGCTCACTTGCCAAA TTTCAGAAAGTAAAGGATGCTATCGAGTTACACAACACAGCTCGGTGCAGCATTGGTCCCCCGCTTTTGACAGCAGCACATCTCAAACTCGAGCCCCTTTTAGTGGGGAAGGATTTGCCTGCAGCgtcgtcttcttcttccttataA
- the LOC116011683 gene encoding cytidine deaminase 1, giving the protein MPIHVMGQPKFVIEASEAESMAQSVGLPGVTHLLPALVKPAQALARPPISNFHVAAVGLASDGRVFIGVNVEFPGLPLSHSVHAEQFLVTNLLAHGGPRLVSLAVSAAPCGHCRQFLQELRYSSSLQILISQSGDDVIPQPGDVTFKPLSQFLPSHFGPFDLLDHESPLLLEPHDNGLSLSEIVGDSNFAYNSILLKISALEAANESHAPYSHCPSGVALMDCEGKVYKGSYTESVAHNPSLGPVQAALIAFIAGGGGGFERIVAAALVEKEDPPVRQEDTANLLLKVISPKCEFKVYHCPSDANLCKKAST; this is encoded by the coding sequence atgcCTATTCATGTTATGGGTCAGCCCAAATTTGTGATTGAAGCATCAGAGGCGGAGTCCATGGCCCAATCAGTGGGCCTTCCCGGCGTGACCCATCTCCTTCCGGCTCTCGTGAAGCCGGCTCAGGCACTCGCCCGCCCGCCCATCTCCAACTTCCACGTCGCCGCCGTTGGCCTCGCCTCCGACGGCCGCGTCTTCATCGGAGTAAACGTGGAGTTCCCCGGCCTGCCGCTCTCCCACTCCGTCCACGCCGAGCAGTTCCTCGTCACCAATCTCCTCGCCCACGGCGGGCCCCGCCTCGTCTCCCTCGCCGTCTCCGCCGCCCCCTGCGGCCACTGCCGCCAGTTCCTCCAAGAGCTCCGCTACTCCTCCTCCCTCCAAATCCTCATCTCCCAATCCGGAGATGACGTCATCCCCCAACCCGGTGACGTCACCTTCAAACCCTTGTCCCAATTCCTCCCCAGCCATTTCGGACCCTTCGATCTTCTCGATCACGAATCCCCTCTCCTCCTCGAGCCTCACGACAACGGCTTATCCCTCAGCGAAATCGTCGGCGACTCCAATTTCGCTTACAATTCGATCCTTCTTAAGATTTCGGCGCTCGAGGCGGCTAATGAATCGCACGCTCCTTATAGCCATTGCCCCTCCGGCGTCGCATTGATGGATTGTGAAGGGAAGGTCTATAAGGGCTCTTATACGGAATCCGTCGCTCACAATCCCAGCCTTGGCCCCGTTCAGGCGGCATTGATCGCCTTCATCGCCGGAGGAGGCGGCGGATTTGAGCGGATTGTGGCGGCTGCGCTGGTGGAGAAGGAAGATCCACCGGTCAGGCAAGAAGACACTGCTAACCTACTCTTGAAGGTGATTTCTCCCAAGTGTGAATTCAAGGTTTACCATTGCCCTTCTGATGCAAATCTCTGTAAAAAGGCTTCAACCTGA
- the LOC116013809 gene encoding 1-aminocyclopropane-1-carboxylate oxidase 1: protein MEMEIPVIDFSKLAGEERSKTMKLLHHACERWGFFMVENHGVDTELMENVKQMVTQHYEHSLKESFYGSDVVKCVENKKESIRDADWESTYFIWHHPTSNINQLKNFPNNFGKTMEQYIEQLMKLAENLSELMCENLGLEKNHIKESFSGSKGQSIGTKVAIYPECPNPELVRGLREHTDAGGIILLLQDDQVPGLEFFKDEQWVKIPPSKNNRIFVNTGDQLEILSNGMYKSTLHRVLAQNDGNRLSIATFYNPASDAMISPAPKLLYPENVCFQDYLKHYGSTKFGEKGPRFETMKKLQANGH, encoded by the exons ATGGAGATGGAGATCCCTGTTATTGACTTCAGTAAGCTAGCTGGTGAGGAGAGAAGCAAAACCATGAAACTTCTCCACCATGCTTGTGAGAGATGGGGATTCTTTATg GTAGAGAATCATGGAGTTGACACAGAGTTGATGGAGAATGTGAAGCAGATGGTGACACAGCATTATGAACACAGCTTGAAGGAAAGCTTTTATGGCTCAGATGTTGTCAAGTGTGTGGAGAATAAGAAAGAGAGTATCAGAGATGCAGACTGGGAAAGCACTTACTTCATTTGGCATCATCCAACTTCCAACATCAATCAACTCAAAAACTTTCCAAACAACTTTGG CAAAACAATGGAGCAGTACATTGAACAGCTGATGAAGCTAGCAGAGAACCTTTCAGAACTCATGTGTGAGAACCTAGGACTTGAAAAGAACCACATTAAAGAATCATTTTCAGGGAGCAAGGGCCAATCCATTGGAACCAAGGTGGCAATCTACCCAGAATGCCCAAACCCTGAACTAGTTAGAGGGCTTAGAGAACACACAGATGCAGGTGGCATCATTCTGCTGCTGCAGGATGATCAAGTCCCCGGCCTCGAGTTCTTCAAGGATGAACAATGGGTGAAGATTCCACCCTCCAAGAACAACAGAATCTTTGTCAACACAGGGGATCAGCTGGAGATTCTGAGCAATGGGATGTACAAGAGCACTCTGCATAGGGTGTTGGCACAAAATGATGGAAACAGACTGTCTATTGCTACCTTCTATAACCCTGCATCTGATGCCATGATTTCTCCTGCACCAAAGCTCTTGTACCCTGAGAATGTCTGCTTCCAAGACTATCTGAAGCACTATGGAAGCACCAAGTTTGGAGAGAAGGGCCCGAGGTTCGAGACGATGAAGAAACTGCAGGCCAATGGGCATTAA